Within the Herbaspirillum sp. RTI4 genome, the region TTCAAATCGAAGGAATTATTTGGCGAAGCGCTGCTGGAAAGCTACATGGCCGACTATCTGGCCGGATTAGCCCTGCGCCTGAATCAAGCCGATGCTACAGCGGCCCAGCGACTGATGGCGTACTGGGACAACTGGATCAGCAGCGAAGACAACGACTACGCCGCCTGCCAATGCCTGGTGGTCAAGCTCAGCGGCGAAGTCTCCGACATGTCCGAACCGATGCGCGCGGCCCTGCTGCGCGGCACCGATCTGATCGTCGAACGGCTGGCCGATGCCATCCGTGACGGGATTGCCGACGGCTCGCTGCAAAACCCGCTCGATGCCACGCTGGACGCCACCCCTACCGCACTCACCCTCTATCAAATGTGGCTGGGCGCCGCACTGCTCACCAAACTCCGACGCGAACCCAGCGCGCTGGAAAACGCCCGGCTCGCCACTCTGCGCTTGCTCAATTTGCACAACTGGCCCGCTCTGCAAGCCAACGACATTCTCTCAAAGGAAATCTGATGACCTCCCAAAGCACCAGCAGCAATCGACGTATCGTCCTCGCACAACGTCCCCACGGCACTCCTACTAGCGCTGACTTCGACCTGCAAACACAGCCATTGCCAGAACCGAAGGCCGGACAACTGCGCTTGCGCACGCTCTACCTTTCGCTCGATCCCTACATGCGTTCACGCATGAACGATGCCAAATCCTACGCACCAGCGGTCGAAATTGGCAGCGTCATGGTCGGCGCCACCGTCTCACTGGTGGAAGCCTCTCAGCATCCCGATTTCCCGACGGGCACAATGGTGCTGGGCGGCAGCGGCTGGCAGGATTACGCACTCTCCGACGGAGCCGATCTGAAAAAGCTGCCCGCTGACATGGCGCAACCGTCCACCGCCCTCGGCGTCCTGGGCATGACCGGTTTCACGGCCTACACCGGCCTGCTCGGAATCGGCCAGCCCCAAGCCGGCGAAACGGTAGTCGTCGCTGCTGCCAGCGGCGCAGTCGGTTCCATCGTCGGGCAGATCGCCAAAATCAAGGGCTGCCGCGTCGTCGGTATCGCCGGTGGCGCAGAAAAGTGCCGCTATGTGGTCGAGGAATTGGGCTTTGACGCCTGCATCGACCACCGTGCCGCCGATTTCCCGCAGCAACTGGCCGCTGCCTGCGACAAGGGTATCGACGTGTATTTTGAAAACGTGGGGGGCGCTGTGTTCGACGCCGTACTGCCGCTGCTCAATGTCAACGCCCGCGTGCCGGTCTGCGGCATGATCGCCGATTACAACCAGACCAGCCTGCCACCCGGCCCGGATCGCCTCGGTTTGCTGACCCGCAACATCCTCACCAAGCGCATCAGGATGCAGGGTTTCATTGTGATGGATCACTACGACCAATATGAGACCTTCAGTACTGAAATGAGCGCCTGGCTCAAAGCCGGCAAGGTCAAGTTCCGCGAAGACGTCGTGGAAGGACTGGAAAACGCCCCGCAAGCCTTCATCGGCCTGCTCGAAGGAAAAAACTTCGGCAAGCTCGTCATTCGCGTTGCTGCCTAAGCAGCTTTACAGGACTTCCGCAACAGGCATTTTGCGGAAGTCCCGCTTAATAAATATTCACAACACCAAAGGAATCCACATGAACGTATTAATGGTATTAACCTCGCACGACAAACTCGGTAACACCGACCATAAAACCGGCTTCTGGCTGGAAGAATTCGCTGCCCCTTACTACGTCCTGAAAGACGCCGGCGCGAAGATCACCCTCGCTTCGCCCCTGGGTGGCCAGCCACCGCTGGACCCAAAAAGCGACGAGCCGGAATCGCAAACCGACGCCACACGCCGCTTCAAGGAAGATGCCGCAGCGCAGTCCATCCTGGCGCACACGCGCCCACTGGCAGAGATGTCGGTAGCTGATTTCGACGGCGTATTCTTTCCGGGCGGTCACGGCCCCCTGTGGGATCTGGCCGAAAGCAAAACCTCCATCGCGCTGATCGAAGCGATGCAGGCCGCCGGCAAGCCCGTCGCGACTGTATGCCATGCGCCCGGCGTATTGCGTCACGTCAAAGCACCAGACGGCACACCGCTGGTCAAGGGCAAGCATGTGACCGGGTTCACCAACACCGAAGAAGAAGCGGTCGGCCTGACCAAGATCGTCCCGTTTCTGGTGGAAGACATGCTCAAGGAAAACGGCGGCGTCTACTCCAAGGGACCCGACTGGCAATCCTATGTGCTGACAGATGGCATTCTGATCACCGGACAAAATCCGGCCTCGTCGGAAGAAGCGGCCAAGGCATTGCTGAAATTGCTGGCCTGATATCCCTTATCCGGAATAAGCCAGCGAAACGATCGCTGGCAACAAAATGAGAACGGCGTCAGATCACCATCTGACGCCGTTTTTTATTCAGCCTTGCTAAAAAATATTAGAAATAATTCTGTCTTTATTCAATAATTCAACGATAATTGAAACATCATTCAATTATCGCCTTCCCCAATGCAAACCAAAGCCAGCCTCAGCGCCCTCGCCGCCCTCGCCCAAGAATCCCGACTGGCGGTATTCCGCCTGCTGGTGCAACTCGGCCCGGAAGGTCTGGCGGCCAGCAAGATTGCCGAGCAATTGTCCGTATCGCCCTCGGCGCTGTCCTTCCATCTGAAAGAGCTGACACATGCGGAACTGGTTCATTCCAGACATGAAGGCCGCTTCATCATCTATTCCGCGAATTTCGACACCATCAACGGTCTGGTCGGTTTTCTCACGGAAAATTGCTGCGGAGGAAATACCTGCTCCCCTGTCCGCACCTGTCACACTGGGGAAACCCTCCCCGCATAAACTCTCATGCCCCTCGTTATTACAGATCAACC harbors:
- a CDS encoding type 1 glutamine amidotransferase domain-containing protein; this encodes MNVLMVLTSHDKLGNTDHKTGFWLEEFAAPYYVLKDAGAKITLASPLGGQPPLDPKSDEPESQTDATRRFKEDAAAQSILAHTRPLAEMSVADFDGVFFPGGHGPLWDLAESKTSIALIEAMQAAGKPVATVCHAPGVLRHVKAPDGTPLVKGKHVTGFTNTEEEAVGLTKIVPFLVEDMLKENGGVYSKGPDWQSYVLTDGILITGQNPASSEEAAKALLKLLA
- a CDS encoding NADP-dependent oxidoreductase — encoded protein: MTSQSTSSNRRIVLAQRPHGTPTSADFDLQTQPLPEPKAGQLRLRTLYLSLDPYMRSRMNDAKSYAPAVEIGSVMVGATVSLVEASQHPDFPTGTMVLGGSGWQDYALSDGADLKKLPADMAQPSTALGVLGMTGFTAYTGLLGIGQPQAGETVVVAAASGAVGSIVGQIAKIKGCRVVGIAGGAEKCRYVVEELGFDACIDHRAADFPQQLAAACDKGIDVYFENVGGAVFDAVLPLLNVNARVPVCGMIADYNQTSLPPGPDRLGLLTRNILTKRIRMQGFIVMDHYDQYETFSTEMSAWLKAGKVKFREDVVEGLENAPQAFIGLLEGKNFGKLVIRVAA
- a CDS encoding helix-turn-helix transcriptional regulator translates to MQTKASLSALAALAQESRLAVFRLLVQLGPEGLAASKIAEQLSVSPSALSFHLKELTHAELVHSRHEGRFIIYSANFDTINGLVGFLTENCCGGNTCSPVRTCHTGETLPA
- a CDS encoding TetR/AcrR family transcriptional regulator codes for the protein MATEYKDIRQHILDTGKTIIIGKGFAAVGLNEILSTAGVPKGSFYHYFKSKELFGEALLESYMADYLAGLALRLNQADATAAQRLMAYWDNWISSEDNDYAACQCLVVKLSGEVSDMSEPMRAALLRGTDLIVERLADAIRDGIADGSLQNPLDATLDATPTALTLYQMWLGAALLTKLRREPSALENARLATLRLLNLHNWPALQANDILSKEI